ATGATTAAATTCCGCACAAGCGCGAGTCATTTAGAGATTTTATTATTTAGCTATTTGGTCATTTAGAGAGTCCTTTTCCCCGGAAATCTCTAAATAACCAAATAGCCAAATACCTAAATAGGTTTATTGCATCAGGAACGGATATTTGCCCACATGTTTCAAAGCGATGCCAGTACCTCTTACTACGGCACGCAGCGGATCATCTGCTACATGTACCGGCAGTTTGATTTTCTGGGCAAGGCGTTTGTCCAGGCCGCGCAGCAGCGCACCGCCACCGGTCAGGTACAAGCCTCTGCGGTAAATATCTGATGCCAGCTCCGGAGGCGTTGTTTCCAGCGCTTTCAGGATGGCTTCTTCGATTTTAAAGATAGATTTGTCCAGTGCTTCGGCGATCTCCTGGTAAGATACCATGATCTGTTTAGGGATGCCGGTCACCAGGTCACGACCGTTAACCGGGATATCATCTGGTGGGTTGTCCAGCTCTTTCAGTGCCGATCCGATATGGATCTTGATCTGTTCGGCTGTCCGTTCACCAATTAACAGGCTATGGTAACGGCGGAGCGCTTCCATAATATCAGCGGTGAATTCGTCACCGGCGATACGGATGCTCTGGTCGCACACAATACCTGCCAGGGCGATCACAGAGATACCGGTGGTACCACCTCCGATATCGATGATCATGTTACCCACTGGTTCTTCCACGTCGATACCGATACCCAGGGCGGCGGCCATTGGTTCGTGCAACAGGTACACTTCCTTGGCGCCTGCCTGCTCGGCAGAGTCACGTACCGCTCTCTTCTCCACTTCAGTAATGCTGGAAGGGATACAGATCACCATACGCCAGCTGGGAGCAAACAACGGCTTTTTAGGATAAACCATTTTTATCAGTTCCCTGAGCATACCCTCAGCGGCATTGAAGTCCGCGATCACACCATCCTTCAGGGGACGTATCGTTCGAAGATATTCATGTGTTTTTTCGTGCATCATCATGGCCTTCTTACCTACGGCCACAATTTTACCGCTAGCCCGTTCTATCGCTACAATGGAAGGCTCGTCCACAACCACTTGGTCATTATGTATTATCAGCGTGTTCGCTGTACCCAGATCAATCGCGATTTCCTGCGTTAAAAAATTAAAAAATCCCATTGTTGATACGGTCAAAAATTAGAATGCAAAAATGAATAATTCTAACGAATATACGATGCAAAAAGTGGATATTCTTGCAATAATACGGCTAAATATTAAAAAAAGTTATTTGTTGTTTAAACGGCAACCCGACATGATTATTTTACCATTTTAATATTTAGTTATTTGATCATTTGGAAAGCATGTTTCCTCAGAGAAACTTCCAAATAAAGAAACAACCAAATGACTAAATGAACTCGTAACCGATGTCCCGACGATACGTTTTGCCTTCAAACGAAATCTGCTCCGCGGTTTGCACCGAATGGGCCAGTGCCAGCGGCAGGCTGGCTGCCAGCGAAGTGATGGCCAGCACACGGCCGCCATTGCTCACGACTTGCGCGCCCGATTGTTTGGTCCCGGCATGAAATACCACCTGGTCCTGCGTAGGCGCTGGTATGCCGCTGATCTCCTTGTTTTTCTCATATGCTTCCGGATAGCCCCTGGACACCAGCATGACGGTGGCGGCTGCACGCGGATCTGCATAAATGGTTTGCGCTGCCAGCGTACCGTTTGATACCGTGGTAAACAATTCCAGTAAATCGTTTTGTAAACGGGGCATTACGACTTCCGTTTCCGGGTCGCCCATGCGACAGTTGTACTCAATAACAAAAGGCTCTCCTTCCACATTAATCAAGCCAAAAAAGATGAATCCGTTATATTTTATCGCTTCTTTTGACAAGCCCGCTACTGTAGGGCGGATTATTTTGTCTTCCACCTTTTTCATGAAAGCCGCATCGGCAAAAGGTACCGGAGATACCGCTCCCATACCGCCGGTGTTGAGGCCCTTGTCGCCTTCACCAATTCGTTTGTAGTCCTTTGCTTCCGGCAGTATCTTATAGGAATGGCCGTCCGTCAGCACAAACACAGACAGTTCAATACCAGTCAGGAACTGCTCTATCACCACGGTTTTGCTGGCATCGCCAAATTTGGCGGCACGGATCATCTGTTCAAACTCGGCCACGGCCTCTTCATGTGAACTGGTGATCACCACGCCTTTACCGGCAGCCAGCCCGTCGGCCTTCAATACAATTGGTAAGGAATGCTGCTGAAGATAAGCCACGCCTTCTTCAAAATTGTCTGCATTAAATTCCCGGTAAGCAGCTGTCGGGATCTGATGCCGCTCCATGAACAGCTTGGCAAAAGCCTTGCTGCCCTCCAGGCGGGCGCCCTCTTTGGAAGGACCCATCACCGGAATATGCTGCAGGGCGGCATCCTGGGCAAAGAAATCATAGATACCATTTACCAGGGCCTCTTCCGATCCCGGCACTACCAGGTCGATGGCATTTTCCAGGCAAAAAGCCCGGATCTTCTCAAATTCACTCACGCCCATATCGACGTTCGTTCCACATTGCGATGTGCCGGCATTGCCTGGCGCGATAAATAACTGGCCACACTGTGGACTTTGGGACATTTTCCGGGCCAGGGCGTGTTCCCGGCCACCACTACCTAGTAATAAAATGTTCATATGAATTGCCTAATAAATGCAGGTGCGAAAGAAAATGCAAAGAAAGATGAAAAAAGCACAAAAAACCATAAAAACTGACCATTTCCACCATTTTTTTACGAGATATCCTATTTTACTTTAAATTGCCGCATTTAGAAATTTACAGAACCTTAAAACGACTATTGCTAAAACTAACCATTTATGATGCAAACAGCTGTTGCACAGAAGCCTGCTGACGCCTCGTCAAAGGGGCATCCTAAAGGCCTTGCTGTCTTATTTACCACGGAAATGTGGGAGCGATTTAATTTTTATGGCATGAGGGCGTTGCTGACCCTCTTCCTGGTAAATGCACTGGCATTCTCTGAAGCTGAGTCTTCCTACGTTTATGGCGGCTTCCTCGGTTTAAGTTATCTCACCCCTATGCTTGGCGGATACATTTCCGACCGCTACCTTGGCAACCGGAACTGTATTCTGTTAGGTGGTTTCATTATGGGCATCGGGCAGTTGCTGATGGTACTCAGCGCTGCGCTTTACGCCACCAACGTGGACACTGCCAAACTGATTGTCTGGGTGGCCCTGTTCGTGATCATCATCGGTAACGGGTTCTTTAAACCCAATATCTCCTCCATGGTAGGCCAGCTGTACCCTAAAAACGACAGCCGCCTGGATGCAGCCTTCACTATTTTCTATATGGGCATTAACACCGGCGCCTTCCTCGGTATGCTGATCTGCCCGCTGCTGGGTGATGTGAAAGTTGACAACGTGAGAATGGTAGGCGCTTTCAAATGGGGCTTCCTGGCTGCCGGCATAGCGATGTTCCTCGGCACCGTCCTGTTCTATTTCCTGAAAGACAAATATGTGGTGACGCCCGATGGCGAAGCGATCGGCGGCAAACCCGACTTTAGCAAACCAGCCGCCAACCTCGCTGAAGGCGAAGCTGATAAGGCCAAATTCTCTTCCGGCGCTATTGTAGGCGTTCTGGGCCTCCTGGTGGTACTGTTTTTCATCATCCACTACCTCTCTCTCGATCCCAATCCAATCAAGTCCTGGCTGTATCCCTTCATCTACGCGTCCGGCATCAGCCTCGCAGTGCTGATCCTGACCGATAAAAGCATTACCAAAGTAGAAAGACAACGTATCCTCGTGATCTACTTTGTAGCCTTCTTTGTGATCTTCTTCTGGGCCTGTTTTGAGCAAGCCGGTTCTTCCCTCACCTTTGTGGCCGACTATCAGACAGACCGTCACCTTTTAGGATGGGACATGCCGCCGAGCTTTATACAAAACGCCAACTCCATCTTTATCATCGTATTTGCACTTCCTTTCAGCTGGTTATGGATGAAACTTCAGAAACGCAACCTGGAGCCCATCTCACCCATAAAACAATCCATCGGGCTGGCTTTGCTGGCATTGGGCTTCTTCATCATCGCCCTGCAGGTGAAAAACCTGGGCGCCGGCCAGAAACTCGGCGTCATCTGGCTGATCGTGATGTACCTGTTCCATACCCTCGGTGAACTGTGCCTGTCCCCGATAGGCCTGTCACTGGTGGCCAAACTGGCGCCCCATCGCTTCTCCTCCCTGCTGATGGGCGTATGGTTCCTCGCCAACGCCGCCGGCTACGCGCTGGCAGGCACACTGGGCGCCTTACTGCCGCCTACACAGGATAAATTTGAGCTGGCCGCTAAAAATAATATTGACCTCCAGGGCATCCTGGACGGTACCATCACTGCCACTGCCCAGCAACTGGACAAATTACATGAACTGAAACTGGCTGCCCACTACCCAACTTTCGCCGGTTACACGATCCATAACCTCTATGAGTTCTTTATGGTGTTCGTGATCCTGCCAGGTGGCGCCGCAGTACTCCTGTTCCTCTCTACCAGCTTCCTGAAAAAATGGATGCATGGCGTAAGATAACAGGCATACCTCTTATGTATAAAAAGGAAGACCGGAACAATACAATTTGTTCCGGTCTTCCTTTTATACGCGGTAAGTAACCCCGTAATTCGTAAATTTCAGCCCTTAACACTTTTTTACCTTATCAATATGGCTGACAACAACTTCAAACCATTTGTGCCGCCAGGCACTCAAATGAAAGAATTTACCCTCAAATCCATTTTACTGGGCTGCATCTTTGGGATCATCTTTGGCGCCGCCACCGTATACCTCGCCCTAAAAGCCGGTCTTACCGTTTCCGCTTCCATCCCGATTGCCGTAATTGCCATCACGTTAGGCAGAAAATTCTTCAACACCACCATTCTGGAAAACAATATCATCCAGACCACCGGTTCCGCCGGTGAATCCATTGCTGCCGGCGTAGTGTTCACCCTGCCGGGCTTCCTGTTCCTCAGCGATGGCGGTGGCGCCCAGTTCTTTAACTACTTCACCATCCTCATTCTGGCCATCTTCGGCGGTATCCTCGGCACCCTGATGATGATCCCGCTGCGCCGGTCGCTGATCGTGAAGGAACACAAAACGCTCCCATACCCGGAAGGCACCGCCTGCGGCGATGTGCTCATTGCCGGCGAGAAAGGGGGCGACTTTGCCCGTACCGCCTTCTATGGTCTCGGTTTCGCCTTTGCCTATGCCATCTTCCAGAAGATATTACATGTTATCGCTGAAACACCGGCGTACATGACCAAACAAACCAGCAGGTTTTTCCCTTCCGCCAAAATCAGCGCAGACATCACCCCGGAGTATATGGGTGTGGGTTATATCATCGGTCCGCGTATTGCGGGCGTACTGGTAGCCGGCGGCGTGCTCTCCTGGCTGGCCCTCATCCCGTTGCTGGCCTCCCTGCTGCCTGGCGACGTGATTGCCTCCCAACTGGTAAAAATCGGTTATCTCGCCAGCCTGCAAACACCTGGCGGACAAGGCAACTGGGACCCTGTGACCCATACTTTCGCTGATTATTCCTCCGCGGTATATTATGCCTATGTACGCCAGATTGGCGCCGGCGCGGTAGCGGCAGGCGGTTTCATCACCCTGCTGAAAACCATCCCCACCATCATCTCGTCTTTTAAAGGCAGCATCGGCGCTATCAAAGACCGTAAAGAAGGCGGCGACGCACAGGCAAACGTACTGAGAACGGAAAAAGACCTGAGCCTCAAGGTAGTACTGTTCGGCAGCATCGCCCTGGTGCTCCTGATGGCTTTCCTGCCGCAGCTCCCGGGCGATTCCATCGGCAAAAAAATGCTGGTGGGACTGCTGGTGGTAGTCTTCGGTGCCTTCTTCGTAACGGTGTCCAGCCGTATCGTAGGCCTGATAGGCTCTTCCAATAACCCTATCTCCGGTATGACCATCGCCACGCTGATGGGCACCTGCCTGGTGTTTATCGCTGTAGGCTGGACCGGCAAAGTATATGAGCCGATGGCCCTGGTGGTAGGCGGTATGATCTGTATTGCTGCCGCCAATGCAGGCGGTACTTCGCAGGACCTGAAATCCGGTTATATCGTGGGCGCTACGCCCATGTACCAACAGCTGGCCCTGTTCATCGGCGCCATCGTGTCTTCCATCGTGATCGGGCTGACCGTAAAATTCCTCGACAAGCCTACCGCTGAAATGATCAGCAAAGGCGTTACTGAACATGCTATCGGCAGCGCATACTATCCGGCGCCGCAAGGCACGCTCATGGCTACACTGGCCAAAGGCATCCTGTCGTTTAACCTCGACTGGCAGTTTGTGCTGGTAGGTGTATTCCTCGCCGTTACAATGGAACTGTGCAACATTAACTCGCTCTCCTTTGCGGTAGGCGCTTATCTGCCATTGTCCACCACTTTGCCGATCTTCATTGGTGGCGCTATCCGCGGCGTGGTAGACCATAAAAACAAAAAAGCCAATGTCCACACGTCCGCAGCAGAAGAAGAACTGGGCAAAGGCAATCTCTTTGCCACCGGCCTTGTGGCAGGAGGCGCTGTGGCAGGTGTCATTATCGCCATACTGGCCGGATTTGACAGCTCCGCTGCGATACTCGCCAAACTCAATATGGAAGACGGCCTCGCCGGTATATTAGGCCATGGCGGCTACTTTGTACTGGGATGTGCTTTCTTCGCCTTTATGGGCTGGTATCTCTATCGCACCGCCCGAAAAGCATAACATTCAAGTTATCAGGATATTTTAAGATGCCGGCACCGGAATGTAACAATACCGGGCCGGCATCCGTTTTTCTATTCTGAAAATGATTATTTTTATCGGAATTTTTATTACATCTTTCTATAATAAGTACCTATGCGCATACTTGTAACCGCATTACTCAGTGCCGTTGTAATCCTCGGCAGCTCCTGCGGAAAAGATAAAGACGATAGCAAAGACCGTAAGTTTGTTTCCGTAAGACTGGATAATAAAATCTATCTCAGCGAGAATCCCAAAGGAGTGGCTTACGCTCCTGACTTCCAGGACGATGATCCCACCAATGACTACTATAAACTGGAAATTACCGGGAAAACCGTCAATAACGATATTATCAACATCTCTATGGCCGGACTGAAAGTACCTTTCCCTCCGGGCGTATATCCCTGCACCAGAGCAGGTAACAGCATCCTGATAGTGATCAACAGCGGTGGCTATCCTGCCACTTACAGCTCACAAGGCAGCGCTGACTGTGTACTCACTGTCACCAACAGTAATAATATACTGGTGGAAGGGACCTTCTCCGGCACCGTGAAAGACCTCAGCGGGGTTGGCGGCAGCCGCACCATCAAAAACGCTGCCTTCAGAGCGATTTATAGCGTTACAGCACAATAATCCCAGGGCTGAAGCCCTGGGCTAGGTTTTGTTTTAGATGTGTTTATTGTCAATATTTCGTTATTGATGGTGTGAGGGCTTATATGTTAAACTGCCCTCTAAGCATACCTTTGTATAACAATAAAGCCCATGCTCCTGGCATGGGCTTTATTGCTTATTACTAAATGAAATCCAGCTTCGCATAGTCAGATTTCAGGATCATTTTATCATTGGCGCCCAGCCATTTATCTAACAGCGTGGCATATACGCTTTTGAAATCCACCTTATACTGCAAATCCCCGTCTTTCAGGTTCATCAGGTCTGGCCCGTCATTCAACACTCCCTGCCGTTTTAAAGCACCGCCTATCAGGAACATGTTATTGGCTGTGCCGTGGTCTGTTCCGCCGCTGGCATTCTGGCTTACACGCCGTCCGAACTCGGAAAAGGTCATTACGACCACATCCTGAAAGCGGTTATTCTTTTTAAGATCACCGGTAAATACTGTCAGGGCATCGCTCAACTGTTTAAAAAGCCGTGCCTGCTGGTCCTGCTGATTCACATGGGTATCAAAACTGCCGTGCGACACATAATACACTTTGGTATTGATATCAGACATGATCAGGTTGGCGATGGTGCGCATATTACGTCCCAGCTCGGTGCCGGGGTAGTTTTCTTTGGATTGATAAGTCTTGAACTGCTGTTGGATATAAGCGGCAGAAGAGATCGTTTCACCCATGGTTTTGTAGAGATACTCTACATTATGGTGTTCATCTTCATGCGCATGCTGTTGCAACAGATCTTTGAAAAACCGGTCATTGCTGGTATTGGAAAGGCGGCCCGGATCTGTCAGCGCCAGTCCTTTGTTATGCTCACCTTTCAGTGCCAGGCTTAAGGTATCGTCAATCTCCAGTGCCTGCGTGGGCTTATCACAGCCGTTGCACTGGGCGTCGAGGTAGCGGCCTACCCAGCCATCGCTCCATATTTCCTCTGCCTTGCTGGCTGAATGCCAGATATCCATGGAACGGAAGTGCGAACGGTCCGGATTGGGGTATCCCACGTTGTTGAGGATTCCCAGGGAACCGTCGTCGTATAAGGCTTTCAGTCCGTCCAAAGAAGGGTGGATGCCCAGGTCATCATTGAGCGACAAGGCCGTTTCCCGTTTAATGCCCAACGCCGGACGGGAACGGTAATAGATATCGTTACGGTAGGGGATGATGGTATTCAGGCCATCGTTGCCGCCTGACAGTTGTACAATCACCAGCACTTTATTGCCGGGAGGCACCAGTGCGCCGGTTTCCAGCGCTTTCAGAAACTTGGGCATCAGCACCGCTGCTGAGGCCAGGGAACCTACCTGTAAAAAACGACGCCTGTTAAGTATTAACATAACTAATAGCTTTCTGGTGAATGATTAACAAAGTTGATATTCCGGAGTGCTCATCACATCGATGGTAACCGTCTTGATATATCCTTCGCGGGAGCTGGTGTCAGCATATTTTTCCAGCAGCGTTTTTTTGATATTGCCGGGCTGTTGCAGCAACACGCCGGCGATAGTGTCCGCGAGGTTTTCGCGGGGAACATCGGCGTAGCCCTGAACATAAGGGTCCCAGTCGATCCGTGCATTTACTTTTTTGGCGAACTGCCTTTTCAGGAAATCATTGATCTGCAATGTCATTTTATAATTGCCGCCATCTCCCATTTCCGGTGTCAGTTCTTTAGGCCGTACGTTCAGCACCTGTGAGTACAGGATCACCTGCGGCACACGCATCCGGAACATGAGGCTGGAGCTGTCTATCCAGCTACGGCCACCGGGCCAGCCGGCCACGTTGGGCGGGTAAAACAGCATCTGTCCCAGTATACGCTGAAACACCAGCATCGTTTCCTCCTGCTCGAAAGCCATGGGAACGGTCCTCCGTATGCCTACCAGCAGCTCTATGGGCGATTTGATACGGTTGCCAATGTATTTGCTGTCATAAAACCAGTCGGCCATAAATATCTCCCGCATCAGTGTTTTGATATCATACCCTGAGTGATAAAACTTCTCTGAAAGAGACTGGATAAGGGTATCATCGGGTGTATCATCTACAAAATATTTGAATAGTTTGGTAGTGATAAAAGTGGCTGTTTGTTTTTGTTCCAGTAGTATTTTCAGTACATCGTCTCCATTGTAGTTACCACTTTTACCGAGGATATTTTTGATACCGTCGTCGTGTTGTTTTTCCCGGAACACGAATTGGCCATCTTCATCGAAGCCCCATCCGGTAAAGGCGCGGGCAGCTTCTTTAATATCTGTTTCCGCGTAATGTCCACGGCCCATGGTAAACAGTTCCATCACTTCGCGGGCAAAATTTTCGTTGGGATGCTGCTTACGGTTTTGTTGATTATTAAGGAACTGTAGCATGGCCGGAGATTTGGAGACGGCCGTCAGCAGGTCGCCGAAGTTGCCCAGGGCATTGTTCCTGATTTCGCTGATCAGCTGCTGGTTGAACAGCACGTTCTGTGTGCGGCAGGCAAAGTGGCCGTGCCAGAAGAGGCTCATTTTTTCACGCAGCGGGTGATCGCTTTTCTGCATCATATTCATCCAGGCCACGCTGAGGTCTTTGATGCCCTGTGTGTTCATTTCATTGACGGTTTTACGTTGTTCGGCCGTCATGTCTTTTGAGCGCCGGTAATCCGGCAGGTCAGTGGCGTTGATAACGTCTATCGATTCCAGTTCAGCCCGTTTAGGGCCGATCAATACTTTATTCACGATTTCTTTTCGCCGTCTTCTTTCCCAGTCGGAGATAACGGGCAGGGTTTCACCGAAGCCGGCACGCCAGGCGAGATGTTGCATTTCCAGTTTTTTGGCAACTACAGGCATACGTAAATAGTTTAATCTAAGACTGAGTTTTGCCGCCCGGGTTTAACGAAATCTCCAGACAGGATAACAACTTCCTTTTTCAAAAATATTCTTATCCTGTGGCAACGCCATAAAAGCATCGGCAAGCAGCAGGCTGGCAAGGTCCCCCGAGCCATGGTAAGGCTGGGGAACAGCACCCATGGTGCCATCGGGCAATGATTGCAACTTAACAGGAAGATAATATTCCAATGGAGGATTAAAAGTCACTGTTTCCTGCAACACGGCATAAACGGGTGCTTCTTCCTGCGCTCCCATAGCAGCTTTCAGCCAGGGCAGCACATAACGGTAATAACACATAAAACCCGAAACCGGGTTGCCTGGCAGGGCAAACACCACCGGACCATTGGCGAAAGTGCCGAACAGGAAAGGCTTTCCGGGCCTTTGTTGCACTTTATGAAAACGTTGCTGCATACCCAATCGCTGCAGTACCGCCGGCAGGTAATCATATTTCCCGGCAGATACCGCCCCGGAGCTGATCCACACATCTGTCTCCCGCAATAATGGTTCCAGCCGCTCCTGCATGGCAGCTTCCTCATCGCTCAGGTGAACGTATACTGCGGTAATACCGCATTGCTGCAAGGAAGCCATCAGGCTATATATATTGGAGATGCGCACCTGGTGTTCTTCGGGGGTGGCATCTACTGGCACCAGTTCATTACCGGTGGCAATCACAGCTACCCGCGGCAACCGGGCCACCGTTACAAGCGTTTTCCCGACAGTGGCCAGCACGCCCGCTTCCGCAGGGCCTATCAGGGTCCCCGGTGACAACAGCACGGTGTCTTCCGCCACATCGGTGCCTTTGCGATGAACGTTCTGTCCCTGTGTTACGTTACCAGTGATGGTAAAACGGCGGAACCCTTCATGGTCAGTGGCTTGCAGCTGTTCGTAAGGCACCACGGTATCTGTCAGTTCCGGTAAAATGGCGCCGGTCATCACTTCAATGCAATTGGCCGTATTGGACAACTGTAGCCGCGGAGCGCCGGCGGCCTGTATATCTTCCACACCAAAAATCTGCTGCCCGCGGGCAAAACTGTCGTACAGGATGGCAATACCATCCATCGTAACCCGGTCGAACGGCGGAAAAGGCCTGTCAGCTTTAACGGGCTCACGCAATATGCGCCCGGTGACCGCTTCAAAAGGCAGCACTTCTGTGCCCATGTCCTTCACGGTCTGTAATACGGCAGTATACGCAGCAGCAACAGTCAGCATCATTTTGTATTATTTTTGTACAGGTGAAAGTGATTAAATTTATGATATTATGGCCAATCCATCAAGCAGCGATTTTACCCATCTCGATCCCTCCGGTCAGCCGGCAATGGTAGATGTAAGCGGCAAAGGCAGCACTTATCGTGTAGCCGTTGCCGAAAGCCGGGTGTATTTACCCGCACTGGTACGGGAACAGTTCCGCAACAACGACATACAAACCCGCAAGGGCGCAGTGTTCCAGACGGCCATCATAGCCGGTATCATGGCGGCCAAAAAAACGCCGGACCTCATTCCGCTCTGCCACACCCTGTTGCTGGACGGCTGCGATGTACAGATACATCTTGAAGAGGAAGAAGCCATTATCCGTTGCACTGTAAAAACCACCGGCAAAACAGGCGTGGAAATGGAAGCCCTCACCGGCGCCAGCGTAGCTGCGCTCACCATCTATGATATGTGCAAAGCATTCACGCAGGAAATGATCATCCGCCAAACCCGGCTGATCAGTAAAACCGGCGGCAAGCAGGACTACGGGCATGGCGGATAGTCACACTAAACAGACTGATTTTTTGAAAAGAGTAAGCTATGACAGGGAATAATATCGCACCATTAAAAGGACTGGTACTTTGTGGCGGGCAAAGTACCCGCATGCAGGAAAATAAAAGCAGGATCAGCTATCACGGTATGCCGCAGTGGCGATACCTGGCGGATTTACTGACGTCTTTTAAACTGGAAACGTATCTGTCCTGCCGGAAAGATCAACAAACAGATTTTGATCACTATTCCCGGTTGATATCTGACAGCGTGCCTTATGGCGGCCCCTCCGCGGGACTGCTAAGTGCTCATCAGGCGCAACCTGACAGCGCCTGGCTGGTGCTGGCCTGCGATCTTCCGCTGATCAGCCGGCAGAGCCTTGAAATATTGGTCCGCGAACGTGATGCGGAACAATCGGCCACCGCCTTCATCAGTCCGGTGAATGACCTTCCGGAGCCACTGATCGCTATCTGGGAGCCTGCCGGTTTGCGCGCTTTATGGCAAAATGTGGAGGCAGGCAAAAACTGTCCCCGTAAAACGTTGCTGAACACCCATATACGGCTGCTGCACAATCCTTACGCCACCGAACAATATAATGCCAATACGCCAGAAGAAAAGGCTGTGGCCCTGAAGCAGGTCACTGGCCAATCTCTCCGTCCGTAAAAAACTCTTTCTTCCAGATAGGCACTGTTTCCTTCAATGTGTCGATGGTAAACTCACAGGCGTCAAACGCAATACCACGGTGTGCCGAGGCCACAGCAATCACCACGGCAATATCGCCGGGATATTTGTCGCCGATAGCATGCAGCATCACCAGTTTTTTGATGTCCCACTGTGCTTTTACCCGGTCGGCTATTTTCTGCATCTCGCTGAGGGCCATCGTTTCATAACATTCATAAAACAGTTTCGTCACCC
The Chitinophaga varians genome window above contains:
- the purD gene encoding phosphoribosylamine--glycine ligase; the encoded protein is MNILLLGSGGREHALARKMSQSPQCGQLFIAPGNAGTSQCGTNVDMGVSEFEKIRAFCLENAIDLVVPGSEEALVNGIYDFFAQDAALQHIPVMGPSKEGARLEGSKAFAKLFMERHQIPTAAYREFNADNFEEGVAYLQQHSLPIVLKADGLAAGKGVVITSSHEEAVAEFEQMIRAAKFGDASKTVVIEQFLTGIELSVFVLTDGHSYKILPEAKDYKRIGEGDKGLNTGGMGAVSPVPFADAAFMKKVEDKIIRPTVAGLSKEAIKYNGFIFFGLINVEGEPFVIEYNCRMGDPETEVVMPRLQNDLLELFTTVSNGTLAAQTIYADPRAAATVMLVSRGYPEAYEKNKEISGIPAPTQDQVVFHAGTKQSGAQVVSNGGRVLAITSLAASLPLALAHSVQTAEQISFEGKTYRRDIGYEFI
- a CDS encoding peptide MFS transporter, with product MMQTAVAQKPADASSKGHPKGLAVLFTTEMWERFNFYGMRALLTLFLVNALAFSEAESSYVYGGFLGLSYLTPMLGGYISDRYLGNRNCILLGGFIMGIGQLLMVLSAALYATNVDTAKLIVWVALFVIIIGNGFFKPNISSMVGQLYPKNDSRLDAAFTIFYMGINTGAFLGMLICPLLGDVKVDNVRMVGAFKWGFLAAGIAMFLGTVLFYFLKDKYVVTPDGEAIGGKPDFSKPAANLAEGEADKAKFSSGAIVGVLGLLVVLFFIIHYLSLDPNPIKSWLYPFIYASGISLAVLILTDKSITKVERQRILVIYFVAFFVIFFWACFEQAGSSLTFVADYQTDRHLLGWDMPPSFIQNANSIFIIVFALPFSWLWMKLQKRNLEPISPIKQSIGLALLALGFFIIALQVKNLGAGQKLGVIWLIVMYLFHTLGELCLSPIGLSLVAKLAPHRFSSLLMGVWFLANAAGYALAGTLGALLPPTQDKFELAAKNNIDLQGILDGTITATAQQLDKLHELKLAAHYPTFAGYTIHNLYEFFMVFVILPGGAAVLLFLSTSFLKKWMHGVR
- a CDS encoding OPT family oligopeptide transporter, coding for MADNNFKPFVPPGTQMKEFTLKSILLGCIFGIIFGAATVYLALKAGLTVSASIPIAVIAITLGRKFFNTTILENNIIQTTGSAGESIAAGVVFTLPGFLFLSDGGGAQFFNYFTILILAIFGGILGTLMMIPLRRSLIVKEHKTLPYPEGTACGDVLIAGEKGGDFARTAFYGLGFAFAYAIFQKILHVIAETPAYMTKQTSRFFPSAKISADITPEYMGVGYIIGPRIAGVLVAGGVLSWLALIPLLASLLPGDVIASQLVKIGYLASLQTPGGQGNWDPVTHTFADYSSAVYYAYVRQIGAGAVAAGGFITLLKTIPTIISSFKGSIGAIKDRKEGGDAQANVLRTEKDLSLKVVLFGSIALVLLMAFLPQLPGDSIGKKMLVGLLVVVFGAFFVTVSSRIVGLIGSSNNPISGMTIATLMGTCLVFIAVGWTGKVYEPMALVVGGMICIAAANAGGTSQDLKSGYIVGATPMYQQLALFIGAIVSSIVIGLTVKFLDKPTAEMISKGVTEHAIGSAYYPAPQGTLMATLAKGILSFNLDWQFVLVGVFLAVTMELCNINSLSFAVGAYLPLSTTLPIFIGGAIRGVVDHKNKKANVHTSAAEEELGKGNLFATGLVAGGAVAGVIIAILAGFDSSAAILAKLNMEDGLAGILGHGGYFVLGCAFFAFMGWYLYRTARKA
- a CDS encoding DUF1501 domain-containing protein translates to MLILNRRRFLQVGSLASAAVLMPKFLKALETGALVPPGNKVLVIVQLSGGNDGLNTIIPYRNDIYYRSRPALGIKRETALSLNDDLGIHPSLDGLKALYDDGSLGILNNVGYPNPDRSHFRSMDIWHSASKAEEIWSDGWVGRYLDAQCNGCDKPTQALEIDDTLSLALKGEHNKGLALTDPGRLSNTSNDRFFKDLLQQHAHEDEHHNVEYLYKTMGETISSAAYIQQQFKTYQSKENYPGTELGRNMRTIANLIMSDINTKVYYVSHGSFDTHVNQQDQQARLFKQLSDALTVFTGDLKKNNRFQDVVVMTFSEFGRRVSQNASGGTDHGTANNMFLIGGALKRQGVLNDGPDLMNLKDGDLQYKVDFKSVYATLLDKWLGANDKMILKSDYAKLDFI
- a CDS encoding rod shape-determining protein; the encoded protein is MGFFNFLTQEIAIDLGTANTLIIHNDQVVVDEPSIVAIERASGKIVAVGKKAMMMHEKTHEYLRTIRPLKDGVIADFNAAEGMLRELIKMVYPKKPLFAPSWRMVICIPSSITEVEKRAVRDSAEQAGAKEVYLLHEPMAAALGIGIDVEEPVGNMIIDIGGGTTGISVIALAGIVCDQSIRIAGDEFTADIMEALRRYHSLLIGERTAEQIKIHIGSALKELDNPPDDIPVNGRDLVTGIPKQIMVSYQEIAEALDKSIFKIEEAILKALETTPPELASDIYRRGLYLTGGGALLRGLDKRLAQKIKLPVHVADDPLRAVVRGTGIALKHVGKYPFLMQ
- a CDS encoding DUF1800 family protein, giving the protein MPVVAKKLEMQHLAWRAGFGETLPVISDWERRRRKEIVNKVLIGPKRAELESIDVINATDLPDYRRSKDMTAEQRKTVNEMNTQGIKDLSVAWMNMMQKSDHPLREKMSLFWHGHFACRTQNVLFNQQLISEIRNNALGNFGDLLTAVSKSPAMLQFLNNQQNRKQHPNENFAREVMELFTMGRGHYAETDIKEAARAFTGWGFDEDGQFVFREKQHDDGIKNILGKSGNYNGDDVLKILLEQKQTATFITTKLFKYFVDDTPDDTLIQSLSEKFYHSGYDIKTLMREIFMADWFYDSKYIGNRIKSPIELLVGIRRTVPMAFEQEETMLVFQRILGQMLFYPPNVAGWPGGRSWIDSSSLMFRMRVPQVILYSQVLNVRPKELTPEMGDGGNYKMTLQINDFLKRQFAKKVNARIDWDPYVQGYADVPRENLADTIAGVLLQQPGNIKKTLLEKYADTSSREGYIKTVTIDVMSTPEYQLC